Within the Streptomyces sp. YIM 121038 genome, the region CGCCGCCCTGACGTACGCCGAGGGGCGCCTCCTGGCGTCGGCGAGCCCGGCCCTGAAGGGCTGAGACCGCCGCCCGGCCCGGGGCGGTGGCCGGAAGGGCGCCCGTCCTGGCCGACGGCTGCCCCTCCCGTGCGGCCCAGCGAGCGGAACGCGCCGTTGAGGGCGCCCCTCACCCGGGGAAACCTGGTGTTCGGGGTGTCCGGCCGGAGAGGTAACCCTTCGCGACGCGGTGCCGTCGACGCGGATCGTGAGTAACCTCGACTCCATGACGGACCATGCCCACGGCGAGCGGGCTGCCGCCGAGGATCAGCCCGAGATCTGGACCGGACGCGCGTCGAACCGCGTCCAGTGGCTGCTGGCCTGCGCCGGCGCCGCCTGCCTCGCGCTGGGCATCGACCTGGCCGTGGAGACGCTGTGGCCCTCGGGCGTCCTGCCGCTGGTCATGGCCATCGTCGGCTGCATCGCGGTCGGTCTGCTGATGCTCTTCGGCACGCTGGCGTTCGTCCACGTCGCGGTGAAGGTCGACAAGGAGTGCATGGAAGTGCGCTGCGGCCACATCGGCGTACCGCGCCGCCGCATCCCGCTCTCGCACGTCGTCGGCGCCGACTTCGCGCCCGCCGTCACCCCGCGGCACTGGGGCGGCTGGGGCTACCGCTGGCGGCCGGAGCAGGGCACCGCCGTCATCGTGCGGCGCGGCGAGGGCGTCGTGCTGCGACTCGGCGACGGCCACAAGTTCACGGTCACCGTGGACAACGCCGAGAGCGCGGTCCGTGTCATCCGCGACCACCTGCGGCCGACCCGCCCCACGCCGACGGTCTGACCGGCGCGTCCCTCAGGGAAGGCGGTCCGTCTCCCCGCTCCCGGTCTCCCGGCCCTCCGGCAGCGGCCGTGCCGTCGCGATGCCCGCGAGCAGGCCCGCGCCCGCCGTCACGGACGTCACGCTCAGCGCGTTGCCCAGCGTGGCCACCGCCGCGACGGCGGTCAGGGCCGCGCCCGCCGTCAGGACGACCGCGGTGGAGCGGGGCGAGCGCCACAGCGCGAACAGGACCCAGCCGAAGGCCGCCGTGAGCAGCACGACGCCGGTGAAGCCCTGCTCAGCGGCCTGCTGGAGCAGCGCAGAGTGCGGCTTGTCGTCCGGGAGCAGGCCCTCCGTCACGGTCGGTGACGCGTCCCCGAACCGCCCCGGGCCCACCCCGAACGCCGGATGCGCGCCCGCCAGATCCCCGGCGTCCCGCCACAGGCCCACCCGGTGCGGGCCCAGCTGGCCCTCCAGCGATGCGGTCAGGCCGCGGGGCAGCACCTCCTCGGCGACGGCCCAGGACGCCCCGGCCACCAGCACGGCGGCGAGGGCGAATCCCGCGAGGCCGGGGGCCCTGCGGGTCAGGGCCCCCGCGAGCGAGCACAGCAGGATCCCGGCGCAGGCGAGGAAACCCGCGGTGGAGCCGAGCAGCGCCGCACAGCACACGACACCGACGGCGGCCAGGCGCAGGCACAGCCGGAGCGCGGGGCCGCGCGCCGCCCAGGCCGCACAGCAGACCGCGCCCGCCGACAGGCTCAGGAGCGCGGCGGTGGCGCCGATGGGGCCGAGCGGTGCGGAGCTGGCGGGTCCGGGCGTGACGTGCGGGGCCGCGGCGGCGAGGCAGACCCCCGCGAGCGCCCCGGCGCACGGGGCCGCCACCGGTAGGAGGGCTCCGGCGATGCGCCCGCCCGCGTACCCGGCGGCGACCGCGAGGATCGCGAGCAGCACGCCGTCCGGCCGTCCGCCGCCGACCCCCGAAGCGATCAGCGCCCAGGCCGCGCACGCCGCGAGGATCGCGAGACCGCTCGCGTCGGCCACCCCGTGCCGCTCCCCGGTCCGCTCGGCCGTCACCGCCCCCGTCGACCCCAACCCGCCCCCCGAATGTCCGCGGGCCCCCGACGGCGTGGCAGCG harbors:
- a CDS encoding O-antigen ligase family protein, with the translated sequence MGSTGAVTAERTGERHGVADASGLAILAACAAWALIASGVGGGRPDGVLLAILAVAAGYAGGRIAGALLPVAAPCAGALAGVCLAAAAPHVTPGPASSAPLGPIGATAALLSLSAGAVCCAAWAARGPALRLCLRLAAVGVVCCAALLGSTAGFLACAGILLCSLAGALTRRAPGLAGFALAAVLVAGASWAVAEEVLPRGLTASLEGQLGPHRVGLWRDAGDLAGAHPAFGVGPGRFGDASPTVTEGLLPDDKPHSALLQQAAEQGFTGVVLLTAAFGWVLFALWRSPRSTAVVLTAGAALTAVAAVATLGNALSVTSVTAGAGLLAGIATARPLPEGRETGSGETDRLP